TCGACACTGTTGTATCTTCCAGTCCTGATAGCTTGATGTTCCATTCTGTTGGAGATTTCAAGGTGAATAATTGAGATATGCACAAGTGTGCATGCACCCTCCTTCCATAACACACACCTCACAACTTTTCAGTCGTTTTCATAGTGAGCTGACATAAAAGATGTGTCAAGCACAAACGTTAGCATCCTTGTCATGGGTGTCTCTACCTGTAAAAGGGTAGTTAAGGGGATCACTGTTCTAACCCAGACAGGACAGGTGATAATAGGGCtggtgagaagaggaggaaagggcagagagaggagaatatCTTTGGTTGAGTGGATGTAACTAATAGCCCTTTTTGTTGCTAACCAATAGAGGGTGTTGGTAGATGGCTTGGTAGACTTAACTTCTTGCTTTCTGTCCACTAGTTTATTTGATTGTAGGCTATTTTCTAATGCTGTTTCACCAAGAATGCACCAGCCACCACCAAAAATGAGCTCAATAAAGCATCTTAAAGACGTTTAGGAGAAGGGTGGAAAGATTGTGGGGCATTGATGTGTTATTGGGACAAGCGTGACATGAATTTAGAAACGTGACTGTCTTCCATGCATGTAGGACTTCTAGGCGTgatattattgttttcatttaacctTCCGAGTTTTTAGCTTCgtttttattaacaaaaaaaataaaagggtaTAATTATTACAGTCAgaccaaaaaggaaaaagtgcatCATGTATTGctatgatgtgtgtgtctctgtgtgggcGTGTGTACAGTGTTCTTGGGATGTCTTAGTCAAACTGGCTGGCGCCCTCTGACCTTTTGTGAGCATTATAGAGACTGGGTGCTTCCACCAGCCAATGACACACCAGGTGGGGTTTCAACTGAGATCTCCTCCCATCTTGAAACATGTAAGCTTGTGAGCCCGAGGCAACACACTACAACCTTCTGTTgtaacaaaaccaaaaataccACGTTCAGCAATGTAATAATGCTACTCTGTGTCTCTCTAAAGTTGGTGCACAGCCACCTTTTTCAGTTcgaggagaggagggaattatatttgtatctgtgtctctctgtgtggtgTTGTCATGCCTCAAgttgatttgatattttgggtttttttttgttgtggggCGTCATGGGAGGGTGGGTGGAGTGAGGACTGTCATATCACATCTGTAATTTGATTGTGAGCATAGAAAGGTATGCTCTCCCCTTTACCCATCCTTTAATACCTTCTGGTAAAACCAcaactcttttgtttttagttaTATGGCCAATTGGGCAagggcttctctctctcctctgttacCAAAAAAAGAGGCAGCACTGGGTGTAGTAAAACTCTTAACTCGTGTTTAAGACAAACCTGCAACgttttttgggggattttcaTTCTTTGGAACTATTTTATACATTAACTGTTATGTGAATAACAAAGCATTTTGATAGTAAGGTAAAGCCTTATGAAGATTTAAGTGTCAGTCAAGACTTTGTTGAACCATATGTTACAGAACAAAACTTGAGCTTATAAGCTGGTCACAAGTGATTTCCCGCATctaattacttgttttgttactCATCGAAGTTCATATGACTGTATCTTATGAATAACGTTATCACCACACCAAATTATCATGCCCGCCCCTCCCCTTTTTCTACCTGTTGTAATGGATGtcactgtacagtttgtgtaatgtttcagtattttttttttcttttataaactttgtttgtttgagatGCCAGTTTTATTTGGCCTTTGTGTCACAGGATTCACGATAACTCTGTATCAATTTTGAATATTATTTAGGTCTTTTGTTACATAACCCGGGTGGCAATGTAAGGTTTACAGGTGTAACATTTGGTGCTGTGGAACAATAATTGTATCAATTGAGGTTCTCCAATGGACATTATTTGGTGTATTTTGCCGTATAGATTTATAGATTTGTTTCTACCTTTTCCACACTCCCTCTGTTACTTACAGACACTTCCCCAAATATTCACCCATTTGTGCTTCATTTAATTCTAAATCTTTTATTGAAACCTGCTGAAATTATTCCTTTATATCAGAAATGTCTGCAGCAAAAGGAGTTTGGAAACAGTTTAATAGTTACATGTTAATTCAAACTCTTGGAGATACAAATTTCAGACAACTATCAGACAACTAAATGTAAAGTAAGATGTATTCAAGTGCAtcattttaatgcagaaatgttGTGAGACAATGCAAGCAGTACATTTGCATACAACTGAGAGGAAGTTAATGCTGAATTTAGTTTGATTCTTGTGACATCCTGAAACAGAAAGGCCTGCAGGAAGTGAGGCAATGTATACATTGTGTGGTCACCTGTATTTCTGCAATTCTAAAACACGAAACTTCATGTTATGTTTTACTGTTAATCATGTTTAAGTCTTGTTTGGATTCTGCAAGTGACTAAATGACTTCCACGGCACCAAATGGCTTCTTAAAccttttttgatttctttgtttttattagtaTATTTGTATCTCCCCTCTTTCCCTTGTATTTAcccctctctctacctctgtctttccatttctcttgtATATAACCCCCACTGTTTTCAGACTTGTGAGTCTGTATGAACTCCTTTTATACCTCAACTTTAGAATTGTTCTAgaaagagtaaaacaaaaaggaagaataTGACAAATTGTAGTGTTCTTATtagaaaattaataaaatgatttaGTGTGATTTTTCAGTATTTGATTTCAGAATTTAGGAgtgtttcattttataatttgtCACAAATGCTCTTGTGATAgtcaaatgtaataaaaggaGAGATTGCACCATCTGATGCTCAATATGTGAATCTGTCAGCGTCATTGAGACTGAGGAAAACATTTGTCCTACATAGATAAAATCCCTTTCAACAGATGCAtctataattattattttttaattcaattcacaaatgcaaacatgGAAGAGAGGTAGTTTGACAGAATtaagctgcagtgtgtgctgGTTAGAGGACAGTAAAAggcaagattttttttaaattgcaggCCTGCAGCCATCATACCCCCGCATAGTCCAACTGTcttctttattgtttgtttctggacAGACGGCCTGATCTTCTGACTTCTGGACACAGCCAAGAGTTTCCTGGAGACGAAACATAATTTACTGAATGTGACAGGACATAAAGGAAATTCAGTTATGATTCCATTTTCAAACagtgactaaaaaaaaaatctgttttccaTCGAGCCACTTTTAGGAGAAAAGTATTCTCGACTCCAagatcaacaaaataaaacaaagaaatcaagAGGAGGAATTTCCTGGTTCCTTCTTGTGCCAGGTACTTAATATGTTACTTTGGAAATCAGCATGTGCATTGGTGTGGAAAGTGAGAACCTGCATGACACACTGAGGGGGAATGTGAGAAACCAAAAATCCTGGAGTAACGGAACGGCAATAATCAGAATATgggccttttctttttaatctagGACACAGGTACCAATATAAATGGAACAAAGTCTGTTTTAAAGTGCTTTGAGGTTGTAAAGTTTACATTTCACAGGTTGTATCTTGCACTGCCTGGTCAACAACCTTCTGTATCTGTAATATAGCTCTGTACCTCTGGCAGTGGTGAGGCAATCTCGACAGGTGacagctccctctgctggtcagCACTTCTCCGACACAGACAGCACAGGATCCACTTGAACGTCCTCCGCATCTCGTCGTCTCGCAGGGAATAGATGATAGGATTGACCAGAGAGTTGCACTCCGCTATCACCAAACAGAACTTCTCGAAGGCGTTTGCATGGCTGGCTTGACCCAACAGCCCGTCCAGTAAAAGAGTCACAAGGCCGGGCGTCCAGCAGATTACAAAGGCACCTGCAGACATGAGGACAGAAAAGAgtcaacaacaaactcaaatCTTCCACAAAAGCAGCGATGTAATATGACACCTGTTGTCTCAAAGTGCAGCTACGTTAGATAATATTGTACCTTGATTGCTTAATATCAAAGTTAACTGCCAGTTACAACACATGTACCTCCAGGAGATGAGTCACCTGAGCAATCAAAGAGGTGGATTATATTTTACTGACTTACTGGGAATTCctaacaacatttttttcaaacttaaAATACGCATACTATTACTCAGATAAGgtctgacaaacaaacaaggcaaGAGCTGCAAAACTGGTTTGTGGGGGAAGTGGAAGCTGCAGGAAGCATCACAACACGCTACAGCTTTCTTGGTCATCAAACCACACTTAGTACTGAGATCTTCAAAATACAGTTTCTCTTCGCATGAAGTGGTGAGGTCAATTCAGGTAAAAAGCCATTTAACCTGGTGCTAGTACTCTTGTTAATTTTGTGGTTAATTAAAAACCAAACCATACAaacttgacctttgacccacaACTAACGTCCAGCAGTGGATGGTCGCACACAAACTCACCAAGAACCATGGAGATAGTTTTCATGAGGTTAACAACAGTCTGGTTGTGCCGCATCTCGGAGGTGTGCTGAGATGCGTACTGGCTCTGGTATCTCACATATATGAAGATACGAGTGTACATGGCCACCATGATAAAGAAAGTGAGCAGGTTGAGAACCGCCCAGAAGATGAGGAAGCGGCGACTGTAGAGGGGAGCGACGGTGGAGCAGTCATCCAGATCACACTCGCAGTTCCAAATCGTCGAGGGCACCAGGCCCATGATGATGGCCACGGCCCAGATGCAGACTATCAGCAGCACCACGCGCCGCTTGGTCATCTTGCTGTGCAGCTGCATGGTGATGATGGTCTGGTGGCGCTCCACGGCAACAGCCAGCAGATTGGCTACAGAGGCTGTCAGGCTGATGTCAATCAGAGCCCCGCGGATGTACCACTGCTCCTTGGTGAGCATGCTGGTCCAGGGGCCCGTGTTCAACATCAGGTTGGCGTAGGCGATACCTGCAAACAGGTCTGCTGCAGCCATGTTGCCCAGAAGATAGTAGATGGGGAAGTGGAAGCGGCGGTTGATGAAGATGGCCACCATCACCATCAGGTTGGCCAGGACCACGATGAGGCATACCGTCAAGCCCAGCCCGATCACCACGAAGTCCCGCGTCGTCCACTCCACACTGACCTTCTTGCCCACCCAGTCGTAGAAGAAAGTGACATTGTGGCTGTAGTTGCAGGTACTCCACACACTGCTCTCCATAGCCATAACTgcagacataaaacacacacatttaaggaTTTAAGCAGCACCTGTAGTCAAGAGGTGCAACAACAGGTGATGtaccatactgtatgtgtacaatATAAGGCTTTCCATTCAGTACACAATCAATATTCACCACATAAGAGAATCATGATATCGGTTTCATCCACTTATCTCAAATATTATACAAATTGACTGCTATAACAACTTGAATACAGTAATATAAGGCTCttattttacttacttatttactGTATGGAAAATGCATTCAGTTGTGTTCctacatttttatattgaaCTGTGGACAGGACACTTGTCATCTTCACATAACTGGATAAACTCAACACTGTGGTTGCCAGTGTGACAGATAACCATCATCAGTACGATAGTGGTAGTGTACAGACTGTGACAAGGGGTGGTTTGATAAAGCAGCTAGGTAAATTAACTCTTTgtgaattgttttgtctataaaatgttagaaaatagtaTAAGAAATgctgacatcttcaaattgctcgtTTTGTCCAGCCAGCAGTCCAACACGTAGCACTCCGTTTGCGATAAAACAGTTTAGCCGAGTAATATTTGGCAGGAACGTAACGGCAAcgttaacatttaaaaatatgagACATACACGAgaaccaataaaaacatttttaactgaATCTCTCACCCAGTTTTAAGCGGTAACTGCGTTGATGGCACTTTAGTTTAGACTCTCCACACGggaaacatttcattattttgaacCTACCGCCGTTTTTAAGGTCTCCTCCATTCAGACGGGTGCGATATGAAACCAGAGTTGCTAGCTGCCGTCCGATGAAACAGAAAGGTGTTCTCACTTCTGTTTGTCCATGCGGATACAGTTTCAAGTCGACGCCTCTGAATTATTCTCACTCAGATCAGCTGGACGCGTCGGACAGGTAGAGGTGCTGCCTCCAAATGCAGCCTGAAATATcgggggaaaacacacacacagtcggttTTACCCTTTTTGTGCCTCTTTAAAAGATATTTTGCTTTTAACCAAAGTTGAGTTATTGCTCAAATAGCTTCAGCTTAAATTATAAttgttttaaacacttttttaaaGTTAGCAGTTAAAGACTCGGAGCTACAATTGAAGTAAgcaatgaaatgtcaaaacagtgaaaataaggCATGAAGCAAAAATTACTTTCACTGGGAACTTGAACAGAAGCAGTCCAAAGTATCGTGGGAGGATCACATGACAGAACATAAAAACCAACTGAAATTCCGAAGGTTTTAGTGTCTTTCGTTACTTTTATTTGAGAGTATTTGCCGGAAGTGTCAGACCTAACTTGAATGTATTTAGAACCATGAGTGTTCACTTCCCTCCAGTGGCCACGGTGAGGAACTGCAACCCTACATTCGCTTAGTTGCCAATACATTTTAATCGTGATCCATTACTACACACTATTACTGTGATTATTACAAGTAACAACAGAAACGTCAGTATTGGTAAACTagtatagttttttttatttgttttattatctcgAAATTATTTGCAAGGAGTATAAATAAGGTATAATGTCTATGTTGAACTAGGTGGAGTTTGTTTAAGTGTTGTACTAACATGACTGTGATTACCTGTACAGATACCTCTGAatgatacccccccccccaacaacatAGAGTATAAATATCTGTGTAATTTGTCTACAACTCAACATTCTTCTTTAGGAGTAGCACAGACAATAATACTAAATATTAATGTTCTATGGAGGTATTAGACTTtgtattcatattcaaattAGTACTAATGTTCATAGTATATTTATTACTAATGTACACTTTTTCTtcaaacaatataaatacacaatGTAATGCATTCCTATGAACTGATCTGCTACGTGCATGTCTTGTCGACCTCCATTTATATAGCGTGGACGTGTGGTcgctgccctctagtggtcacaGCGAGGAATTGCAACATTAAACTTGTCAAGTGTGCGTCAATGTAGACATAATAAAACCCTAATACTTCCTGTGAATACTCTCGAAATAAAGTAACCAATCTTAAAACGACAGAAACTAATACAAATTATTGTCAAGTCGGAGTTTGTAACATCCTTCAGTGGTACTTCTACTGATATTTatcattatgtgttttttgtgttgagTAGTGGAAGCCATCGGGATGATCAAAATAAAACGGCAACTTAGCTCGGCTCCACACTGTAAAATCACcgccctccagtggtcacagtGAGGAACTGCAACAATATGCAATTCAATTCACTTCGAAAGACAATGTTAAGGaattaaattatacattattacatagataacaaaataaaatctactGATGATAAAATTAAATGAcgaaatgttaaaataaaataaagagatgTTAATAGTAAGGATAATACATGACAACCAGTAGTTtataaataacaacataaaaaaacaaaaaaggagacGGTGGCGGTAAGTAGAATATGGTAAGTATTTTTAAGTACGTGTATTTATAAATGTCTATCTGTCTAACACAGGTTTAATGCAATTAACACCTAAACGGATGTTATTTATAATACTTACACCAAGAATGACTGTACATAGTGATACGGGtgatacatatattatacataatatTAATAACGTTTATACAGatattaactgtgtgtgtatgccatGAATTTAATGTAGTGTTGAAATTACAATTTTATAATTGTTGCCGTAGCTTTGTTTCGGGTTGTTTCAGTTTGGTCACCTTAATTTGGAAGTAATTACCGGAAGTCTTGGCATGCCTACATATTTGTATTGacataattaaattaaaattaatcaaattaaggAAATATAGTTCCCCGCtgtggccactagagggcagtaaACACTCATGACTCTAAATGCTCtcaggtcagacacacacacagtaccatTTACACTAGCACTGGTGCTAATACTGTGCTGTGTACCACTGAAACTTGCTATGACGTTGGTATGATCACCAGGTTGTACTGTTTTACCAGCAGCTCTTTACTAATACAATTATTACCAAAATTGTTATTTGTGACAACAcactaatatataatataataatataatatcgactttttcattttgataagTATAACGATTTTATACTGAAAATAACACTGTGCGTTAGCCATTTTTAGTGTCGCAGTTCGTTGctgtgaccactggagggcagcaAAGACCTGTCAGTTTCTAGTCAGACATAATACCATACTAACACTTCCCGTCAGTACCTTAGCGTTTCTAAAACCGTGTCCAAGTATGTAAATGGAGGCGgtcaaaacatttgtttgaaacGCAACACATAGTGCTGCGGTGTACGTTACTTGTTGTACAAAATGAACTATGGCAatattgaataataataatgatacatcTAAATATCTGCATTATTCCTACTGACGAATAGGAAGTTGTAGCCTATAGCTGTCACCACCAGAGAACAAAATTAACATAATTTATGTAGTTTGTTTCCAATTGCCTCACAACATTAGCAGTCCCAGTTTCTGTAGAGGAATGTGGCTGATGATGGTTTGTCAGATCACTGGAGTGTAAATCTGACTTTTTTGTCAGTCAAGTGTCCTCAACCTTGTCTTTGTACTATTGTACTGACACAAAACCAAATAAATGAATCCTGCTAAAAGTAAACAAGGACACTCAGTGTTATGGATGCAAAACACTCAAAACCAGACCCAGTGGAGATCAGATCTTAGTTTATGAACTGAACTGCAGTTCCTGTTACTTTCTGTCCTGGCAAGATGTGTAAAACTggacaatgacaaaaaaagctGCCTCTTTAAAATGAGTGAGCTACATACCAGCTCCAAGagacatttcacataaaaaaagacagacagaattttgtttatttttttattttctataaaagAGATGAGTTTATTCAATGATCATAACAGACTGAATCAGAGACCTCGATAGACCACTCACATACCAAACGATAATCGAGGAAAACGTTTcaacaaaacccccaaaacagaacaaatgtaacacaaaataaaatacctgaATAAAGCAAACTCTGGGCTGAGCTGCGGGTCAGCACATTCTCTGTAGAACTCATGGCACATTATGTCCAACAGTTattgtgaaaaggaaaaaaaaaggctaaaaaggaatgaagttatttttttttaccctttcaAAACCAGTCTAATAATAAAAATTCTATATTCATATATGGTGGACTTCATAGAAATTAAAAAGGTGACTTAAGCACAGAAACAAGTTCTCCTGAAgtactgtttatctgtttattctCCTCATCAATAGAATGCTTATCTACATCGGGGAACATGCCTCCCTGCGccacacacttttaaaaaaatttaacaaaaacacacacagtcacacagccgTCCAAATTTACACAGTCACACTCACAGACCAGACTCAAACGCTAGTGTGGCAACGCTGAAACGTATCTACCTAAAATCTGCTGATTGAACAAAATGAGAAAGTAGTTGTCAGGTGTGTACACTCATAGAAGTCCAgctaaaactaaatttaaaacCCGAATATTGACAACGGGTAAAATATAAAAcgctgtcttttccttttttttaattattttttttttttacacaaactcTTTCAAAAATCTCCCTCCCCTTTCAAATATTACACCACGCAGTCCTGGCTCGCCCCTTTCTAAATCCCCTCTAAGTGTAATATAAGCCAACGAGAATTGCAATACAATACAGGCACTGGAGAAAAACACCATAAGAGACAAGTGAAGAGGACGAGATGCATTCAGATTTCAACCCATCCCCGGTCCAAACAATGTCTCCAAGAACAGAATTATAACTCACATCCACTATTATCGAACAAGAACAAAGATATAAATCAAAACTGTTTTCAGCGTTTTCCGTTTCTTAACTTTTGTTAtcgtttgtctttttattttgtactgtCGACAGTGTGCCCTCAGTGAATTAGAAGACGATTTGATGCAAAAATCAACTGGAAGCTCCTTCCAGTCCCTTGAGCCATTTTTACTAACCTGATTCAAGTAACAGCTACAGAAATGTGTTAggtgttttgtcttattcaCCTGATTGCCCCCTTCCCGCCTCGAGCACTCTGCCTGTTGACATTTGATCAAAACCTTTAGGGAGGATCAGAGAGCACACAGAGGGAACAGCAAGGGGCTCCTCAATCTTCTCATTCCTTAACTGATCCAGTAGTGTGACTGTTCTGAACAGGCCAATGATATGAATATTTCCAACATTATGTCTCAAAGTGTAATACAAATAATGCTGTGACACTTGTAGTGAAATCATATTCCAACTAAAGCTCAGAAACGACCAGACCTTTCCCTTCTTCTGCTAACAAGTTCCTGTTGtagctttaaatgaaaaatacaaggCAGGATGAAAACTTCAACTGATTCCGTCTTTGATAAATACTTGCTGGAACTATGATAATGCATATATTCAGGGTTTTTTGTCACTAGCTACCTACCATGTTTTAGGACAAGTAATTTAGCATAAAAGATAATGGGTTGTTTGGCATAGACAGAGGTGGCGGAGTGTGTTGGTTTGAAGATTCAAAGAcctaaagaggaaaaaagaaagatccaAAATAAACAGTTATTGTAGTATAAGAAAATACTTCTTTACAGTAGATACTAGATGATGAAAAAAAGGTCTGCACTGCTCCTACTCCTGGTTGTAAATGTTATTGGTTTGTCCATGTGTGCAGGCCACAGAACATAATGGTCTGTTTAGGAAAGAGGTGTAAGGCAAACTGTACCTTCTCTGCTGAGAAATATACATGATTTACAGTATGGAAGTTGCCCCCCCAACCATTTCATGTGTTCACTtacaacaatcaaaacaaacaaaacaaaaaaagaccagTCTTCTTCACCACCTCAGACATCTGGCAGTTTCAAAACGCCTCTGCGCAGTCTGTCAGTACATTATCAGAGCATTTTCATACATAATGGGATGTCTTTACTCTTGCAATTTATTGTTGCTCCCACG
The sequence above is a segment of the Enoplosus armatus isolate fEnoArm2 chromosome 17, fEnoArm2.hap1, whole genome shotgun sequence genome. Coding sequences within it:
- the lpar2a gene encoding lysophosphatidic acid receptor 2a, with the translated sequence MAMESSVWSTCNYSHNVTFFYDWVGKKVSVEWTTRDFVVIGLGLTVCLIVVLANLMVMVAIFINRRFHFPIYYLLGNMAAADLFAGIAYANLMLNTGPWTSMLTKEQWYIRGALIDISLTASVANLLAVAVERHQTIITMQLHSKMTKRRVVLLIVCIWAVAIIMGLVPSTIWNCECDLDDCSTVAPLYSRRFLIFWAVLNLLTFFIMVAMYTRIFIYVRYQSQYASQHTSEMRHNQTVVNLMKTISMVLGAFVICWTPGLVTLLLDGLLGQASHANAFEKFCLVIAECNSLVNPIIYSLRDDEMRRTFKWILCCLCRRSADQQRELSPVEIASPLPEETLGCVQKSEDQAVCPETNNKEDSWTMRGYDGCRPAI